A stretch of the Streptococcus oralis genome encodes the following:
- a CDS encoding metal-sulfur cluster assembly factor: protein MRDDIKINDRALALQDQIIEKLEKVFDTDVELDVYNLGLIYEINLDETGLCKIVMTFTDTACDCAESLPIEIVAGLKQIEGIEDVKVEVTWSPAWKITRISRYGRIALGLPPR, encoded by the coding sequence ATGAGAGACGATATCAAAATCAATGACCGCGCTTTGGCCTTACAAGACCAAATTATCGAAAAACTAGAGAAGGTTTTTGATACAGATGTGGAATTGGATGTTTACAATCTAGGCTTGATTTATGAAATCAATCTGGATGAAACAGGTCTCTGTAAGATTGTCATGACCTTTACCGACACTGCCTGTGATTGCGCCGAAAGCCTGCCTATTGAAATCGTGGCCGGTCTGAAACAAATCGAGGGTATCGAAGATGTCAAGGTTGAAGTTACCTGGTCGCCTGCCTGGAAGATCACACGAATCAGTCGCTACGGACGTATTGCCCTTGGACTGCCGCCCCGTTAA
- the hisS gene encoding histidine--tRNA ligase encodes MKLQKPKGTQDILPAESAKWQYVEGFAREIFKRYNYAEVRTPIFEHYEVISRSVGDTTDIVTKEMYDFYDKGDRHITLRPEGTAPVVRSYVENKLFAPEVQKPSKFYYMGPMFRYERPQAGRLRQFHQIGVECFGSSNPATDVETIAMAAHFLKEIGIQGVKLHLNTLGNPESRVAYRQALIDYLTPLKETLSKDSQRRLEENPLRVLDSKEKEDKVAVENAPSILDFLDAESQAHFDAVRQMLENLGVDYIIDTNMVRGLDYYNHTIFEFITEIEGNDLTVCAGGRYDGLVAYFGGPETAGFGFGLGVERLLLILEKQGVALPIENALDVYIAVLGEGANVKALELVQALRQQGFKAERDYLNRKLKAQFKSADVFAAKTLITLGESEVESGQVTVKNNQTREEVQVSLDAINQNFSEIFGKLGF; translated from the coding sequence ATGAAATTACAAAAACCTAAAGGAACGCAGGATATTTTACCTGCTGAGTCTGCCAAGTGGCAGTACGTTGAGGGCTTTGCCCGTGAGATTTTCAAGCGCTATAACTATGCGGAGGTGCGTACGCCTATTTTTGAGCATTACGAGGTCATCAGCCGCTCTGTCGGAGATACAACGGATATCGTTACCAAGGAAATGTACGATTTTTATGACAAGGGTGATCGTCATATCACCCTCCGTCCAGAAGGAACTGCGCCCGTTGTCCGCTCTTATGTGGAAAATAAACTCTTCGCCCCAGAAGTGCAAAAGCCAAGTAAGTTCTATTACATGGGCCCTATGTTCCGTTATGAGCGTCCACAAGCAGGTCGTTTGCGTCAGTTCCACCAGATTGGTGTCGAGTGCTTTGGCTCTAGTAATCCAGCTACCGATGTGGAAACCATCGCTATGGCGGCTCATTTCTTGAAAGAAATCGGCATCCAAGGTGTCAAATTGCATCTTAATACTCTTGGAAATCCTGAGAGTCGTGTAGCCTACCGTCAAGCCTTGATCGACTATTTGACACCGCTTAAGGAGACCTTGTCGAAGGATAGCCAACGTCGTTTGGAGGAAAATCCTCTCCGTGTCTTGGACTCTAAGGAAAAAGAAGACAAGGTGGCAGTAGAAAATGCGCCGTCTATCTTGGACTTCCTTGATGCAGAAAGCCAAGCTCATTTTGATGCTGTGCGTCAGATGTTGGAAAATCTGGGTGTAGACTATATCATCGATACCAATATGGTGCGTGGTCTGGACTACTACAACCACACCATTTTCGAATTCATCACAGAGATTGAGGGTAATGACTTGACGGTCTGTGCGGGTGGTCGCTACGATGGTTTGGTTGCCTACTTTGGTGGCCCTGAAACTGCTGGATTTGGATTTGGGCTTGGTGTAGAGCGCCTGCTTCTCATCCTTGAAAAGCAAGGTGTGGCCCTCCCTATCGAGAATGCCCTAGATGTCTATATCGCAGTCTTGGGAGAAGGCGCAAATGTTAAGGCCTTGGAATTGGTACAAGCCCTTCGCCAACAAGGATTCAAAGCAGAGCGTGATTACCTTAACCGTAAACTCAAAGCTCAGTTCAAGTCAGCCGATGTCTTTGCGGCTAAGACTCTCATCACGCTAGGGGAGAGCGAAGTCGAAAGCGGACAAGTGACGGTTAAGAACAACCAAACACGAGAAGAAGTTCAAGTGTCACTTGATGCTATCAATCAAAATTTCTCAGAAATCTTTGGGAAATTAGGCTTTTAA
- a CDS encoding CPBP family intramembrane glutamic endopeptidase gives MKLLKNLGWFLLAVLSFFFGYGLVQSMALSALDLGASIFGVLPLYVALSGAYVYGVYRWYQTEKVSIQTTAFNRYIWLPTLVLLVAITAQFFLPEDPSVNQQIVSQLTVAQPVFGFFMVVVFAPLTEELIFRGMLARYLFPKQNNSKQTALFLLVSSVLFALIHFPGTLQQFLVYASLGLSLGLAYVSRKGLLYSISLHALNNLIGFLMILML, from the coding sequence ATGAAACTACTTAAAAATCTTGGCTGGTTTCTTCTAGCTGTTTTATCCTTTTTCTTTGGCTATGGTCTGGTTCAGAGTATGGCTTTATCAGCGCTTGACCTAGGGGCTTCAATCTTTGGAGTCTTGCCACTTTATGTCGCCCTGTCAGGGGCCTATGTTTATGGAGTTTACAGATGGTATCAGACAGAAAAGGTTAGCATCCAGACAACAGCTTTTAATCGTTATATCTGGTTGCCTACTCTGGTTTTGCTAGTGGCGATTACAGCCCAGTTCTTTTTGCCAGAAGATCCGTCAGTCAATCAACAAATTGTATCACAACTGACAGTTGCTCAGCCTGTCTTTGGTTTCTTTATGGTAGTGGTCTTTGCTCCTCTGACGGAAGAACTCATCTTTAGAGGGATGCTGGCGCGTTATCTCTTTCCTAAGCAAAACAACAGTAAACAGACAGCTCTGTTTCTCCTCGTATCAAGTGTGCTTTTTGCCTTGATTCATTTTCCAGGGACTTTGCAACAGTTTTTAGTTTATGCTAGTCTGGGATTGAGTTTGGGTCTGGCTTATGTGAGCCGAAAAGGGCTTCTTTACAGCATTTCTCTCCACGCTTTGAATAATTTAATCGGCTTTTTGATGATACTCATGCTATAA
- the aspS gene encoding aspartate--tRNA ligase — protein sequence MKRSMYAGRVREGHIGQEMTLKGWVGRRRDLGGLIFIDLRDREGIMQLVINPEKVSAEVMAIAESLRSEFVIEVTGQVAAREQANDKLPTGAVELNVTALTVLNTAKTTPFEIKDGIEANDDTRLRYRYLDLRRPEMLENLKLRAKVTHSIRNYLDELEFIDVETPFLSKSTPEGARDYLVPSRVNKGHFYALPQSPQITKQLLMNAGFDRYYQIVKCFRDEDLRGDRQPEFTQVDLETSFLTEQEIQDITEGLIARVMKETKGIDVTLPFPRMKYDDAMALYGSDKPDTRFDMLLQDLTEVVKGVDFKVFSEAPAVKAIVVKGAADNYSRKDIDKMTEVAKQYGAKGLAWVKVVDGELNGPVAKFLTGIQAELTAALGLEDKDLVLFVADTLEVANATLGALRGRIAKELGLIDNDKFNFLWVVDWPMFEWSEEEGRYMSAHHPFTLPQEETAHELEGDLAKVRAIAYDIVLNGYELGGGSLRINQKDLQERMFKALGFSSEEANDQFGFLLEAMDYGFPPHGGLAIGLDRFVMLLAGEENIREVIAFPKNNKATDPMTQAPSTVALKQLEELSLQVEEDETSKTN from the coding sequence ATGAAACGTAGTATGTATGCTGGTCGTGTTCGTGAGGGACACATCGGACAAGAAATGACCTTGAAAGGATGGGTTGGCCGTCGTCGTGACCTAGGTGGTTTGATCTTTATCGACCTTCGTGATCGTGAAGGGATCATGCAGTTGGTTATCAACCCTGAAAAAGTTTCTGCAGAGGTTATGGCAATAGCTGAAAGCCTTCGCAGTGAGTTTGTCATTGAGGTGACTGGTCAGGTTGCTGCGCGTGAGCAAGCTAATGATAAGTTACCAACGGGTGCAGTTGAGTTGAACGTGACAGCTCTTACAGTGCTGAATACAGCTAAAACAACGCCATTTGAGATTAAGGATGGGATTGAGGCCAATGACGATACACGTTTGCGTTACCGTTACCTTGACCTTCGTCGTCCAGAAATGCTAGAAAACCTTAAGCTTCGTGCTAAGGTGACCCACTCAATCCGTAACTACTTGGATGAGTTGGAGTTTATCGATGTGGAGACGCCATTCCTTTCTAAATCAACGCCAGAAGGGGCGCGTGACTATTTGGTGCCATCTCGTGTCAATAAAGGGCATTTTTACGCCCTTCCTCAAAGTCCACAAATCACGAAACAGCTCTTGATGAATGCTGGGTTTGACCGTTACTACCAAATCGTTAAATGTTTCCGTGATGAGGACTTGCGTGGTGACCGCCAGCCTGAGTTCACTCAGGTCGACTTGGAAACATCCTTCCTTACGGAGCAGGAGATCCAAGATATTACAGAAGGATTGATTGCGCGTGTGATGAAAGAAACCAAAGGCATCGACGTGACGCTTCCATTTCCTCGTATGAAGTATGATGACGCGATGGCTCTTTACGGTTCTGACAAACCTGATACTCGTTTTGATATGTTGCTTCAGGACTTGACAGAAGTGGTCAAGGGTGTTGATTTTAAAGTCTTCTCAGAAGCACCTGCTGTTAAAGCCATTGTGGTCAAAGGAGCTGCGGATAACTACTCACGTAAAGACATTGACAAGATGACTGAAGTAGCCAAACAGTACGGAGCCAAGGGTCTTGCTTGGGTCAAGGTTGTTGATGGAGAATTAAATGGACCAGTTGCCAAGTTCTTGACTGGTATCCAAGCAGAATTGACTGCAGCACTTGGTCTTGAAGATAAGGACTTGGTTCTCTTTGTGGCAGATACGCTTGAGGTAGCCAATGCAACACTTGGTGCCCTTCGTGGACGTATTGCCAAAGAGCTTGGCTTGATTGATAACGATAAATTCAATTTCCTTTGGGTAGTTGATTGGCCAATGTTTGAATGGTCTGAAGAAGAAGGTCGCTACATGAGCGCCCACCATCCATTTACTCTTCCACAGGAAGAAACAGCTCACGAATTAGAAGGTGATTTGGCTAAGGTTCGTGCCATTGCTTACGATATCGTCTTGAACGGTTATGAGCTTGGTGGTGGTAGTCTCCGTATCAACCAAAAAGACCTTCAAGAACGCATGTTTAAGGCTCTTGGTTTCTCATCTGAAGAAGCCAATGACCAGTTTGGGTTCCTTCTTGAAGCCATGGACTATGGTTTCCCACCACACGGTGGTTTGGCTATCGGGCTTGACCGTTTTGTGATGCTCTTAGCAGGAGAAGAGAATATCCGTGAAGTCATTGCCTTTCCTAAGAACAATAAGGCAACCGACCCAATGACACAAGCTCCATCAACAGTCGCTCTCAAACAACTAGAGGAACTCAGCTTACAAGTAGAAGAAGATGAAACAAGCAAAACGAATTAA
- a CDS encoding YitT family protein, with product MKQAKRIKRWRYYLRRFAYQIKILRVLQSISREKYDEKVSASLVYGFLSAVAVNFFFQPGHVYSSGATGLAQIISALSNHWFGFYIPISLTFYAINFPLMILAWYQIGHKFTIFTFITVSMSSLFIQIVPVVTLTEDPIINALFGGVVMGLGIGFALRNNISSGGTDIVSLTIRKKTGKNVGSISFLVNGTIMLIAGLTFGWKYALYSMITIFVSSRVTDAVFTKQKRMQAMIVTNNPDKVIAKIHKKLHRGATMIHDAEGTYNHERKAVLITVITRAEFNDFKHIMKQVDPTAFVSVSENVHILGRFVETDN from the coding sequence ATGAAACAAGCAAAACGAATTAAGCGGTGGCGCTATTATCTGCGCCGCTTTGCTTATCAGATAAAAATCTTACGAGTTTTACAAAGTATCTCTCGGGAAAAATACGATGAGAAAGTATCGGCTTCTCTGGTTTATGGCTTTCTGTCAGCAGTAGCAGTCAATTTCTTTTTTCAACCAGGACACGTTTACTCTAGTGGTGCGACAGGTCTGGCACAGATTATCTCTGCTTTGAGTAATCACTGGTTTGGGTTTTACATTCCGATATCGCTAACCTTTTATGCTATCAATTTTCCGTTGATGATTTTGGCTTGGTATCAGATTGGGCATAAGTTTACAATCTTTACCTTTATCACAGTATCCATGAGTTCCCTCTTTATCCAGATTGTACCAGTTGTGACATTGACAGAGGATCCCATTATCAATGCCCTTTTTGGGGGTGTTGTCATGGGCTTGGGGATTGGTTTTGCGCTCCGTAACAATATTTCTAGCGGAGGTACAGATATCGTCAGTCTCACCATTCGAAAGAAAACGGGTAAGAATGTCGGTAGTATTTCTTTCTTAGTGAATGGGACGATTATGCTGATAGCAGGATTGACCTTTGGTTGGAAATACGCTCTCTACTCCATGATTACCATCTTTGTCTCCAGTCGTGTGACAGATGCGGTCTTTACAAAGCAAAAACGTATGCAGGCCATGATTGTGACCAATAATCCTGACAAGGTAATCGCAAAAATCCATAAAAAATTGCACCGCGGAGCAACCATGATCCACGATGCAGAAGGAACCTATAATCATGAGAGAAAAGCAGTCTTGATCACGGTTATCACACGAGCAGAGTTTAATGATTTTAAACACATCATGAAACAGGTCGATCCGACAGCCTTTGTCTCTGTATCTGAAAATGTCCACATTCTCGGGCGATTCGTAGAAACAGACAATTAA
- a CDS encoding LacI family DNA-binding transcriptional regulator yields MPVTIKDVAKVAGVSPSTVTRVIQNKSTISDETKKRVRKAMKELNYHPNLNARSLVSSYTQVIGLVLPDDSDAFYQNPFFPSVLRGIAQVASENHYAIQIATGKDEKERLNAISQMVYGKRVDGLIFLYAEEEDPLVKLVADEQFPFLILGKSTSPFIPLVDNDNVQAGFDATEYFIKKGCKRIAFIGGTKRLFVTQDRLTGYESALKQHQLPIDTNLTYFATEFLEEKGYQFSELLFNHDPQIDAIITTDSLLAEGVCDYIAKHKLDVPVLSFDSVNPRLDLVAYVDINSLELGRVSFETILQIINDAKNNKQICYRQLIGHKIIEK; encoded by the coding sequence ATGCCCGTGACGATTAAAGATGTGGCTAAAGTAGCAGGTGTATCACCTTCAACTGTTACCCGCGTCATTCAAAATAAATCAACGATTAGTGATGAAACCAAAAAACGAGTTCGCAAGGCGATGAAGGAACTCAACTACCATCCCAACCTCAATGCTCGTAGCTTGGTAAGTAGCTATACTCAGGTTATCGGCCTGGTGCTTCCTGATGACTCGGATGCCTTTTACCAAAATCCTTTCTTCCCATCTGTCCTTCGAGGAATTGCCCAAGTCGCGTCTGAAAACCACTACGCTATTCAGATTGCAACGGGGAAAGATGAGAAAGAACGTCTCAATGCGATATCTCAGATGGTTTATGGCAAGCGTGTTGACGGTTTGATTTTCCTCTACGCTGAAGAAGAAGATCCTCTGGTCAAGTTAGTAGCTGATGAGCAGTTCCCTTTCCTCATTCTCGGAAAATCCACTTCACCCTTTATCCCTCTTGTTGATAATGACAATGTACAAGCGGGCTTTGATGCGACCGAGTATTTCATCAAAAAAGGATGCAAACGAATTGCCTTCATCGGGGGTACAAAGCGACTCTTCGTAACGCAAGATCGTCTAACTGGCTATGAGTCCGCGCTCAAACAACACCAACTTCCGATTGATACCAACTTAACCTACTTTGCGACCGAATTTCTAGAAGAAAAAGGGTATCAGTTCAGTGAACTCCTATTCAATCACGATCCGCAGATTGATGCTATCATCACAACCGACAGTCTCCTAGCCGAAGGAGTCTGTGACTATATCGCTAAGCACAAACTGGATGTTCCTGTCTTGAGTTTCGACTCTGTCAATCCTCGACTTGACCTCGTAGCTTATGTCGATATCAATAGTCTGGAACTTGGGCGCGTTTCCTTTGAAACCATTCTCCAGATCATCAACGATGCTAAAAACAATAAACAGATTTGTTACCGCCAGTTGATTGGACACAAAATTATCGAAAAATAA
- a CDS encoding DUF1189 domain-containing protein, with protein MLPYPFSYFSSIWGFRKPLSKRFGLNWFQLLFTSIFLISLSMIPIAIQNSSQETYPLDTFIDNVYTPLTDEAIMDLSENAQIIDGKLNYSGTKNQQPSLLIGPSQSKELPKDLQLHFDTEELVISKESKELTRIRYHAIQTESFQSKEDLTQAISKDWYQQNRVYISLFLVLGASFLFGLNFFIVSLGASLLLYITKKSRLFSFRTFKECYHFILNCLGLPTLITLILGLFGQNMTTLITVQNILFVLYLVTIFYKTHFRDPDYHK; from the coding sequence ATGCTTCCATATCCATTTTCATATTTTTCAAGTATTTGGGGATTTCGTAAGCCCCTGTCAAAACGTTTCGGACTCAACTGGTTTCAACTCCTCTTTACTAGCATTTTCCTCATCAGCTTGTCCATGATTCCAATTGCCATTCAAAACAGCTCACAGGAAACGTATCCACTGGATACTTTTATCGATAATGTCTACACACCCCTGACAGATGAAGCGATCATGGACTTGTCAGAGAATGCACAAATCATTGATGGAAAGCTGAACTACTCAGGTACGAAGAATCAGCAGCCTTCTCTTTTGATTGGCCCGAGCCAAAGCAAAGAATTGCCAAAGGACTTGCAACTTCATTTTGATACGGAAGAACTCGTCATCAGTAAGGAAAGTAAGGAACTAACTCGCATTCGCTACCACGCGATTCAAACGGAGAGTTTCCAGAGTAAGGAAGATCTAACCCAGGCCATTTCTAAAGATTGGTACCAACAAAATCGGGTCTATATCAGTCTCTTTCTCGTTCTTGGTGCTAGCTTCCTCTTTGGATTGAATTTCTTCATTGTCTCTCTTGGAGCTAGTCTTCTCCTTTATATCACCAAAAAATCACGCCTCTTTTCATTTAGGACTTTTAAAGAGTGCTACCATTTTATCTTGAACTGTTTAGGATTACCCACTCTGATTACGCTTATTTTGGGACTTTTTGGCCAAAATATGACAACGCTTATCACTGTACAAAACATTCTTTTTGTTCTTTATCTGGTCACTATTTTTTACAAGACACATTTCCGTGATCCAGATTATCATAAATAG
- a CDS encoding sugar ABC transporter permease produces the protein MNNSIKLKRRLTQTLTYLYLIGLSIVIIYPLLITIMSAFKTGNVVAFKLDANVDFSFANFQGLFTETLYGTWYLNTLIIALITMAVQTSIIVLAGYAYSRYNFLARKQSLVFFLIIQMVPTMAALTAFFVMALMLNALNHSWFLIFLYVGGGIPMNAWLMKGYFDTVPMSLDESAKLDGAGHFRRFWQIVLPLVRPMVAVQALWAFMGPFGDYILSSFLLREKEYFTVAVGLQTFVSNVKNLKIAYFSAGAILIALPICILFFFLQKNFVSGLTSGGDKG, from the coding sequence ATGAATAACTCAATCAAACTCAAACGTAGACTGACTCAAACCCTCACTTACCTCTACTTGATTGGTCTTTCAATCGTGATTATCTATCCACTTTTGATTACTATTATGTCAGCCTTCAAGACTGGTAACGTCGTAGCTTTTAAACTAGATGCTAACGTCGACTTTAGCTTTGCCAACTTCCAAGGGCTCTTCACCGAAACCTTGTACGGCACTTGGTACCTCAACACTTTGATTATCGCCTTGATTACAATGGCTGTTCAAACAAGTATCATCGTACTTGCTGGTTATGCTTACAGCCGTTATAACTTCTTGGCTCGTAAACAAAGTTTGGTCTTCTTCTTGATCATCCAAATGGTGCCAACTATGGCCGCTTTGACAGCCTTCTTCGTTATGGCCCTTATGTTGAACGCCCTTAACCATAGCTGGTTCCTCATCTTCCTCTATGTCGGTGGTGGTATCCCGATGAATGCTTGGTTGATGAAAGGCTACTTCGACACAGTACCGATGTCTCTTGATGAATCAGCAAAACTTGATGGTGCAGGGCACTTCCGCCGCTTCTGGCAAATTGTTCTCCCACTTGTTCGCCCAATGGTGGCTGTACAAGCGCTCTGGGCCTTCATGGGACCTTTCGGAGACTATATCCTCTCTAGTTTCTTGCTTCGTGAGAAAGAATACTTTACAGTTGCCGTTGGTCTACAGACCTTTGTCAGCAATGTGAAAAACTTGAAGATTGCCTACTTCTCAGCAGGTGCTATCCTCATCGCGCTTCCAATCTGTATTCTCTTCTTCTTCCTACAAAAGAACTTTGTTTCAGGACTTACAAGTGGTGGCGACAAGGGATAA
- a CDS encoding carbohydrate ABC transporter permease has protein sequence MENQQPSKAALLSVIPGLGQIYNKQKAKGFIFLGVTIVFVLYFLALAAPELHNLITLGDKPGRDNSLFMLIRGAFHLIFVVVYVLFYFSNIKDAHTIAKRINNGIPVPRTFKDMIKGIYENGFPYLLIIPSYVAMTFAIIFPVIVTLMIAFTNYDFQHLPPNKLLDWVGLTNFTNIWSLSTFRSAFGSVLSWTIIWALSASTLQIVIGIFTAIIANQPFIKGKRIFGVIFLLPWAVPAFITILTFSNMFNDSVGAINTQVLPILAKFLPFLDGALIPWKTDPTWTKIALIMMQGWLGFPYIYVLTLGILQSIPNDLYEAAYIDGANAWQKFRNITFPMILAVAAPTLISQYTFNFNNFSIMYLFNGGGPGSVGGGAGSTDILISWIYRLTTGTSPQYSMAAAVTLIISIIVISISMIAFKKLHAFDMEDV, from the coding sequence ATGGAAAACCAACAACCTAGCAAAGCAGCCTTGCTTTCAGTGATTCCTGGGTTAGGACAGATTTACAATAAACAAAAGGCCAAAGGTTTTATCTTCCTTGGTGTAACTATCGTGTTTGTTCTTTATTTCCTAGCACTTGCAGCCCCTGAATTGCACAATTTGATCACTCTTGGTGACAAGCCAGGTCGTGATAATTCCCTCTTTATGCTGATTCGTGGTGCCTTCCATTTAATCTTTGTAGTCGTTTATGTGCTCTTTTATTTCTCAAATATTAAAGATGCACATACAATCGCAAAACGTATTAACAATGGAATTCCTGTCCCACGTACTTTTAAAGATATGATCAAAGGTATTTATGAGAATGGATTCCCATACCTCTTGATCATCCCATCTTACGTCGCTATGACATTTGCGATTATCTTCCCAGTTATCGTAACCTTGATGATTGCCTTTACCAACTATGACTTCCAACACTTGCCACCAAACAAATTATTGGACTGGGTTGGTTTGACGAACTTCACTAACATCTGGAGTTTGAGTACCTTCCGTTCAGCCTTTGGTTCCGTTCTTTCTTGGACTATTATCTGGGCTTTATCTGCTTCTACTTTGCAGATTGTCATTGGTATCTTTACTGCAATCATTGCCAACCAACCATTTATTAAAGGAAAACGTATCTTTGGTGTTATTTTCCTTCTTCCTTGGGCTGTTCCAGCCTTCATCACTATCTTGACTTTCTCAAACATGTTTAACGATAGTGTCGGTGCTATCAACACTCAAGTATTGCCAATCTTGGCTAAATTCCTTCCTTTCCTTGATGGGGCTCTTATTCCTTGGAAAACAGACCCAACTTGGACTAAGATTGCCTTGATTATGATGCAAGGTTGGCTTGGATTCCCATACATCTACGTTTTGACCTTGGGTATCTTGCAATCTATTCCTAACGACCTTTACGAAGCAGCTTATATTGACGGTGCCAATGCTTGGCAAAAATTCCGCAACATCACTTTCCCAATGATCTTGGCTGTTGCGGCACCAACATTGATCAGCCAATACACCTTCAACTTTAACAACTTCTCTATCATGTACCTCTTCAACGGCGGAGGTCCTGGTAGCGTTGGTGGTGGAGCCGGTTCAACTGATATCTTGATCTCATGGATTTATCGCTTGACAACAGGTACATCTCCTCAATACTCTATGGCGGCAGCTGTTACCTTGATCATCTCTATCATTGTCATCTCTATCTCTATGATCGCATTCAAGAAACTACACGCATTTGATATGGAGGACGTCTAA
- a CDS encoding extracellular solute-binding protein — MSSKFMKSAAVLGTATLASLLLVACGSKTADKAADTSSSEAKEITFYVEDQYKAYAEKVAAAYEKESGTKVNIKSGDQLGGLDKLSLDNQSGQAADVMMAPYDRVGSLGTDGQLSEVTLSDGAKTDDKTKSLVTAADGKVYGAPAVIESLVMYYNKDLLKEAPKTFAELEELAKDSKYAFAGEDGKTTAFLADWTNFYYAYGLLAGNGGYVFGQNGKDAKDIGLANDGSITGVNYAKSWYEKWPKGMQDTEGAANLIQTQFQEGKTAAIIDGPWKAQAFKDAKVNYGVATIPTLPNGKDYTPFGGGKAWIIPSSTKNLEAAQKFVDFLVSTEQQKAFYDATNEIPANTEARSYAEGKNDELTTAVIKQFKNAQPMPNISQMSAVWDPAKTMLFDAVSGKKDAKTAANDAVTLIKETIKQKFGE, encoded by the coding sequence ATGTCATCTAAATTCATGAAGAGCGCTGCTGTGCTCGGAACTGCTACTCTTGCTAGCTTACTTTTGGTAGCTTGCGGAAGCAAAACTGCTGATAAAGCAGCTGATACTAGCTCATCTGAAGCAAAAGAAATCACTTTCTACGTTGAAGACCAATACAAAGCCTACGCTGAAAAAGTTGCTGCAGCTTATGAAAAAGAATCAGGTACAAAAGTTAACATCAAATCAGGTGACCAACTTGGTGGACTTGACAAACTTTCTCTTGACAACCAATCAGGTCAAGCTGCTGACGTTATGATGGCACCATACGACCGCGTAGGTAGCCTTGGTACTGACGGACAACTTTCAGAAGTTACTTTGAGCGACGGCGCTAAAACAGATGATAAGACTAAATCTCTTGTAACAGCTGCTGACGGTAAAGTTTACGGTGCTCCTGCCGTTATTGAGTCACTTGTTATGTACTACAACAAAGACTTGCTTAAAGAAGCTCCAAAAACTTTTGCTGAATTAGAAGAACTTGCTAAAGACAGCAAATACGCTTTCGCTGGTGAAGATGGCAAAACTACTGCATTCCTAGCTGACTGGACAAACTTCTACTACGCATACGGACTTCTTGCTGGTAACGGTGGTTACGTATTCGGACAAAACGGTAAAGACGCTAAAGACATCGGTCTTGCAAACGACGGTTCTATCACTGGTGTCAACTACGCTAAATCTTGGTACGAAAAATGGCCTAAAGGTATGCAAGATACTGAAGGTGCTGCAAACTTGATCCAAACACAATTCCAAGAAGGTAAAACAGCTGCTATCATCGACGGTCCTTGGAAAGCTCAAGCATTCAAAGATGCTAAAGTAAACTACGGTGTTGCTACTATTCCAACTCTTCCAAATGGTAAAGACTACACACCATTCGGTGGTGGTAAAGCTTGGATCATCCCATCAAGCACTAAGAACCTTGAAGCTGCACAAAAATTTGTAGACTTCCTTGTTTCAACTGAACAACAAAAAGCATTCTACGATGCAACTAACGAAATCCCAGCTAACACTGAAGCTCGTTCATACGCTGAAGGTAAAAACGATGAGTTGACAACAGCTGTTATCAAACAGTTCAAGAACGCTCAACCAATGCCAAACATTTCTCAAATGTCAGCAGTTTGGGATCCAGCTAAAACAATGCTCTTTGATGCTGTAAGTGGTAAAAAAGATGCTAAGACAGCTGCTAACGATGCTGTAACATTGATCAAAGAAACAATCAAACAAAAATTTGGTGAATAA